One window from the genome of Gopherus evgoodei ecotype Sinaloan lineage chromosome 2, rGopEvg1_v1.p, whole genome shotgun sequence encodes:
- the TMEM230 gene encoding transmembrane protein 230 — protein MMPSRTNLTAGIPSSKVKYSKLSSTDDGYIDLQFKRSPPKIPYKAIALATVLFMIGTLLIVIGALLLAGYISKGGTDRAIPVLIIGILVFLPGFYHLRIAYYASKGYRGYSYDDIPDFDD, from the exons ATGATGCCATCACGTACTAATCTAACTGCTGGGATCCCCAGTAGCAAAGTAAAGTACTCCAAGCTTTCCAGTACTGACGATGGTTATATTGATCTGCAG TTCAAGAGGAGCCCACCCAAAATCCCGTACAAGGCCATTGCACTGGCTACTGTGCTGTTCATGATCGGCACCCTTCTGATTGTCATAGGAGCACTTCTCCTCGCAGGATACATTAGCAAAGGA GGAACAGACCGAGCTATCCCGGTATTGATCATTGGAATCCTGGTGTTCTTACCAGGTTTCTATCACTTGCGCATCGCATACTATGCTTCTAAAGGCTACAGGGGTTACTCCTACGATGACATTCCAGATTTTGATGACTAA